A stretch of the Gracilinanus agilis isolate LMUSP501 chromosome 4, AgileGrace, whole genome shotgun sequence genome encodes the following:
- the LOC123244008 gene encoding myotilin, protein MFNYERPKHFIQSQNTCSSRLQPPGPETSTFSSSQTKQSSILIHPRQCTEQRYSASSTMSSQITMSSSAFPTSGQQLPGSSLGQRVTSTYNQSPASFLSSVLPSQPDYSGSKNPATVESNYQQPSVNQPVNVKPAQGAHPKMAPKTPDHEIQGSKEALIQDLERKLRCKDNLLHNGNQRLTYEERMARRLLGPQNAAAVFQAQNDNESQDLAQHNSENARLQVPVPQIRSRSSSRGDTNDQESILEKFYPPRFVQVPENLSIEEGRFCRIDYKVSGLPAPDVTWYLNGRPVQSDDFHKMIVSEKGFHSLIFEVVRASDAGTYVCVAKNRAGEATFTIQLDVLAKEHKRAPMFIYKPQSKKIYEGDSVKLECQVSAIPPPKIFWKRNNEMVQFNTDRISLYHDNSGRITLLIKDANKKDAGWYTVSAVNEAGVVTCNTRLDVAARPTQTLPNPKQLRVRPTFSKYLALNGKGLDVKQAFNPEGEFQRLAAQSGLYESEEL, encoded by the coding sequence ATGTTTAACTATGAGCGTCCAAAACATTTTATCCAGTCACAGAACACATGCAGCTCCAGACTACAACCTCCAGGGCCAGAGACTTCGACTTTCTCCTCTAGCCAAACCAAACAGTCTTCCATCCTCATCCACCCCCGGCAATGCACGGAGCAAAGATATTCTGCTTCTTCTACAATGAGCTCTCAGATCACAATGTCCTCGTCAGCTTTCCCGACTTCTGGCCAGCAGCTTCCTGGCTCTTCCCTGGGACAAAGAGTGACATCCACATATAACCAGTCCCCTGCCAGCTTCCTCAGTTCTGTATTGCCATCACAACCTGATTATAGTGGCAGCAAAAACCCTGCAACTGTGGAATCCAATTACCAGCAGCCATCAGTCAACCAACCTGTAAATGTTAAGCCAGCCCAAGGAGCACATCCTAAAATGGCACCAAAGACTCCTGATCATGAAATACAAGGATCCAAAGAAGCTCTGATCCAAGACTTGGAAAGAAAGCTTCGGTGCAAGGACAATCTTCTACACAATGGAAACCAACGGCTAACATATGAGGAGAGAATGGCTCGCAGGCTGCTGGGACCACAGAATGCTGCTGCGGTGTTTCAAGCACAGAATGATAATGAATCACAGGACTTAGCACAGCACAACTCAGAAAATGCAAGATTGCAGGTTCCTGTGCCACAGATAAGGAGTAGATCATCTTCAAGAGGAGATACAAATGATCAAGAATCAATCCTGGAGAAATTCTACCCTCCACGTTTTGTTCAAGTGCCAGAGAACTTATCTATAGAGGAAGGACGATTCTGCAGAATAGACTATAAAGTAAGTGGATTACCAGCTCCTGATGTGACATGGTATCTAAATGGAAGACCAGTTCAATCAGATGATTTTCACAAAATGATAGTGTCTGAAAAAGGTTTTCATTCACTCATCTTTGAAGTCGTGAGAGCCTCAGATGCAGGAACTTACGTATGTGTTGCTAAGAATCGAGCAGGAGAAGCCACCTTTACAATACAACTGGATGTTCTTGCAAAGGAGCATAAGAGAGCACCAATGTTCATCTACAAACCACAGAGCAAAAAAATTTACGAAGGGGACTCAGTGAAATTAGAATGCCAAGTTTCTGCTATACCTCCACCAAAGATTTTctggaaaagaaataatgaaatggtgCAATTCAATACTGACCGGATAAGCTTGTACCATGATAACTCTGGAAGAATTACCCTGTTGATTAAAGATGCAAACAAGAAAGATGCTGGGTGGTATACTGTATCTGCAGTAAATGAAGCTGGAGTGGTCACATGCAATACTAGGCTGGATGTCGCAGCCCGTCCAACTCAAACTCTTCCAAATCCTAAGCAGTTACGGGTTCGACCAACTTTCAGTAAATACTTAGCACTGAATGGGAAAGGTTTGGATGTGAAGCAAGCCTTTAACCCAGAAGGGGAGTTTCAGCGCTTAGCAGCTCAATCTGGACTCTACGAAAGTGAAGAACTTTAA